A window of the Thiomicrospira microaerophila genome harbors these coding sequences:
- a CDS encoding addiction module antidote protein, with protein MALELKEFEFAQNIETKEDAALYLSAFLEDGGTQSLLDGLRHLIQAKGMSETARLSGINRQHLYRLLNGETQPKFETLYKLLHALGFKFSVNVA; from the coding sequence ATGGCACTGGAATTAAAAGAATTTGAATTTGCACAAAACATTGAGACCAAGGAGGATGCGGCCTTATACCTTAGCGCATTCTTGGAGGACGGCGGAACGCAAAGCCTACTTGATGGATTGCGCCACCTGATACAAGCCAAAGGCATGAGCGAAACCGCAAGATTAAGCGGCATTAATCGCCAACATCTTTATCGCCTATTGAATGGCGAAACTCAGCCGAAATTTGAAACCCTTTATAAATTACTTCATGCACTGGGGTTTAAATTTTCAGTCAATGTAGCCTGA